The following coding sequences lie in one Thalassoglobus polymorphus genomic window:
- a CDS encoding ATP-dependent helicase — MNDSITDGLTDSQKAAVEHVDGPLLIVAGPGSGKTRVVTRRISNLVTNANISPRSLLAITFTNKASKEMAERVRELLPDVRVWVSTFHRFCARLLREYGEVVGIKSTFSILDSTDQKQMIRLVMNDLDYDTVHYAPNKVLWRISNAKNDLITPEQYATRFEESIGDHWQAVVAKVYPAYQKRMLESNAVDFDDLLMHTATLLTENPELRKQLGERYRYILVDEYQDTNLSQYQIVAALAEHHGNLCVTGDPDQSIYGWRGARIENILRFERDFPAAKTIRLEQNFRSTQSILRSADALIDHNQQRKQKSLITDNEEGESVQLLCFPDSREEAEGIATKIRDLVDNEGYAWNQIAIFYRVNALSRQIEMALMRNRIPVQVAAGVAFYDRAEIKDLLAYMRLVENPADATAFLRIVNKPLRGLGKTSQNRLVRWAAINNLTLIQAAARAGEVPKLSKRAVFGFKRFAEMIESFSLADAGSVADLLLRVVEKTRYTAAWEGSYDEADTEKLANVEELVGAARQYDEAIGDERSLQGFLEQTALVSDTDWIDDKNGQVTLMTLHAAKGLEFPVAFIVGVEEGLIPHERALKEGDRREIEEERRLLFVGITRAEKRLFLTESRIRSMHGRNVPTIQSPFLRELECERLEFGTDGFINDEQWRQPTHDVSKLADIPAMPKLMTGAALLNGEKTAAEIPTGFGIGMRVRHPRYGIGVVTELSGYGGRRTVTVNFSDDDRTESFIAAKAPLQPVG; from the coding sequence ATGAACGATTCAATCACGGACGGGCTGACGGATTCACAAAAAGCAGCCGTTGAGCATGTTGACGGTCCGCTCCTGATCGTGGCTGGACCTGGCTCAGGGAAGACTCGCGTCGTCACCCGACGGATCTCAAACCTGGTGACCAACGCGAATATTTCTCCCCGTAGCCTGCTGGCGATTACATTTACGAATAAAGCTTCTAAAGAGATGGCTGAGCGTGTTCGTGAGTTGCTTCCCGATGTGAGGGTTTGGGTGAGCACCTTTCACCGTTTCTGTGCCCGTCTTCTTCGAGAATACGGAGAAGTGGTCGGAATCAAATCGACCTTTTCGATTCTCGACAGCACGGATCAGAAGCAGATGATCCGTTTGGTGATGAATGATCTCGACTACGACACAGTTCATTATGCACCCAACAAAGTTCTCTGGCGAATCAGCAACGCCAAGAACGATCTCATTACTCCCGAGCAGTACGCGACACGGTTTGAGGAATCGATCGGAGATCATTGGCAAGCAGTTGTCGCAAAAGTCTATCCGGCGTACCAGAAACGGATGCTGGAATCGAACGCCGTCGACTTCGACGACTTACTGATGCACACAGCGACACTGCTGACGGAGAATCCAGAACTGCGGAAGCAGCTCGGAGAACGGTATCGGTACATTCTGGTCGATGAATATCAGGACACAAATCTCTCTCAATACCAAATCGTGGCAGCTCTCGCGGAACATCATGGAAACCTTTGCGTCACGGGAGATCCGGATCAGTCTATTTACGGTTGGCGCGGAGCGAGAATTGAAAACATTCTTCGATTCGAACGAGACTTCCCGGCAGCGAAAACGATTCGTCTCGAACAGAACTTTCGTAGCACGCAATCGATCTTGCGGTCTGCGGACGCCTTGATTGATCACAATCAGCAACGCAAACAAAAAAGCCTCATCACCGATAACGAAGAGGGGGAATCGGTCCAACTTCTCTGTTTTCCTGACAGCCGCGAAGAAGCGGAGGGAATCGCGACCAAAATTCGAGACCTCGTCGACAATGAAGGTTACGCCTGGAATCAGATCGCGATATTCTATCGGGTCAATGCACTCTCAAGACAAATTGAAATGGCTCTGATGCGGAATCGAATTCCCGTTCAAGTGGCAGCCGGTGTCGCTTTCTACGATCGAGCCGAAATCAAAGACTTGCTTGCATATATGCGGTTAGTTGAAAATCCAGCAGACGCCACAGCTTTTCTGCGGATCGTCAACAAGCCGCTACGCGGACTTGGGAAAACCTCACAGAACCGCCTCGTGCGTTGGGCTGCGATCAATAATCTCACTCTTATTCAGGCAGCTGCCAGGGCAGGGGAGGTTCCGAAACTTTCGAAGCGAGCCGTGTTCGGATTCAAACGCTTCGCCGAAATGATCGAAAGCTTCTCATTGGCAGATGCAGGATCGGTTGCGGATCTCCTGCTGAGAGTCGTCGAGAAGACGCGATACACCGCAGCGTGGGAAGGTTCGTACGATGAGGCCGACACAGAGAAGCTTGCGAACGTTGAAGAGTTGGTCGGGGCTGCTCGACAGTATGATGAAGCGATCGGAGATGAACGAAGCTTACAAGGCTTTCTTGAGCAAACCGCTTTGGTCAGCGATACCGACTGGATCGATGACAAAAATGGGCAAGTAACATTAATGACACTGCATGCCGCTAAAGGGCTTGAGTTTCCCGTGGCGTTTATTGTGGGGGTTGAGGAAGGGCTGATTCCCCATGAGCGAGCGTTGAAAGAGGGAGACCGGCGTGAAATCGAAGAAGAACGACGCCTGCTATTCGTCGGCATCACACGTGCCGAAAAACGATTATTCTTGACCGAATCTCGAATTCGCTCCATGCACGGTCGTAACGTTCCGACGATTCAAAGTCCGTTCTTACGTGAACTCGAGTGTGAACGCCTTGAGTTCGGAACCGATGGTTTCATAAACGACGAACAGTGGAGGCAGCCAACTCATGATGTTTCGAAACTTGCCGATATTCCTGCAATGCCGAAGCTGATGACGGGGGCAGCTTTGCTCAATGGGGAGAAGACAGCTGCTGAAATTCCGACAGGGTTCGGAATTGGAATGCGCGTCCGGCATCCGCGTTATGGAATCGGAGTGGTTACCGAACTGAGCGGGTACGGTGGTCGAAGAACTGTGACCGTCAACTTCTCTGACGACGACCGAACCGAGTCATTTATCGCCGCCAAGGCGCCGCTGCAACCCGTCGGTTAA